The following proteins come from a genomic window of Corallococcus sp. NCRR:
- a CDS encoding FG-GAP-like repeat-containing protein, giving the protein MRHPRMAHAGVMLFSVAVLIAMALPRMAITPARPLLDAPRASPTGMGPRSVALGDFDEDGRVDVITANHTAGTVSVLRSRGDGTFAPGMERPTGALPGAVAVGDFDGDGHLDAVTSHFGGTVSVLLGRGDGTFGARTDHSVGAEPSAVDVGDLDGDGRLDVVTANSLEDSVSVLLNRGSGRFVSQKDVTTGTNPFAVKVADVNHDGMADLVTANFVDTVSVLLGNGDGTFRPRMDFATGNAPYSVAVVDVDDDGKLDVVTANFRGQSVSVLRGTGTGTFPVRVDFAVKGGPYYVAPGDFNGDGILDLVTANFNEDTVSLLPGQGHGSFGAPTRLPTGEGPAAVAVGLLDGDLKPDVVTANTRGHDVSVLRAAASADVEVTLTAVPRPGVAMPRIDYTLNVTQHGPDPLTRAVITVALPPGLQASTRDCLMAAGTLQCEVGPLAVGDTTVLRFSAPLPRSSVGLSYRITATRTLSVPADPHSANDTASQDYVSLGGLAATWW; this is encoded by the coding sequence ATGAGACACCCACGAATGGCCCATGCGGGCGTGATGCTGTTCAGCGTCGCGGTGTTGATCGCCATGGCGCTGCCGCGGATGGCCATCACTCCGGCCCGGCCGCTGCTGGATGCGCCTCGCGCATCACCCACGGGGATGGGGCCTCGCTCCGTGGCGCTGGGTGACTTCGACGAGGACGGGCGCGTGGACGTCATCACGGCCAACCACACCGCGGGCACCGTGTCCGTGCTGCGGAGCCGGGGGGACGGCACGTTCGCGCCCGGCATGGAGCGGCCCACCGGCGCGTTGCCCGGCGCGGTGGCGGTGGGGGACTTCGACGGGGATGGCCACCTGGACGCGGTCACCAGCCACTTCGGGGGCACGGTGTCCGTGCTGCTGGGGCGCGGAGATGGAACGTTCGGCGCGCGGACCGACCACTCCGTGGGCGCGGAGCCCTCGGCGGTGGACGTGGGCGACCTGGATGGCGACGGCCGCCTGGACGTGGTGACGGCCAACTCGCTGGAGGACTCCGTGTCGGTGCTGCTGAACCGGGGCTCCGGACGGTTCGTGTCGCAGAAGGACGTGACGACCGGCACCAACCCGTTCGCGGTGAAGGTGGCCGACGTCAACCACGATGGGATGGCGGACCTGGTCACCGCGAACTTCGTGGACACGGTGTCGGTGCTGCTCGGCAACGGGGACGGGACGTTCCGGCCGCGCATGGACTTCGCCACGGGCAACGCGCCCTACTCCGTCGCGGTGGTGGACGTGGATGACGACGGGAAGCTGGACGTGGTCACCGCGAACTTCCGGGGCCAGAGCGTGTCCGTGCTGCGCGGCACCGGCACCGGGACGTTCCCCGTGCGCGTGGACTTCGCCGTGAAGGGCGGGCCGTACTACGTCGCGCCCGGCGACTTCAACGGCGACGGGATCCTGGACCTGGTCACCGCGAACTTCAACGAGGACACCGTGTCACTCCTGCCCGGCCAGGGCCACGGCTCCTTCGGCGCGCCCACGCGCCTGCCCACGGGAGAAGGCCCCGCGGCGGTCGCGGTGGGCCTGCTCGATGGCGACCTGAAGCCGGACGTCGTCACCGCCAACACCCGGGGACATGACGTGTCCGTGCTTCGGGCCGCGGCTTCCGCGGACGTGGAGGTGACGCTCACCGCCGTCCCCAGGCCGGGCGTGGCCATGCCGCGCATCGACTACACGCTCAACGTCACGCAGCACGGGCCGGATCCGCTGACCCGGGCCGTCATCACCGTGGCCCTGCCCCCGGGCCTCCAGGCCAGCACCCGGGACTGCCTCATGGCCGCCGGCACGCTCCAGTGCGAGGTGGGACCGCTGGCCGTGGGCGACACCACCGTCCTGCGCTTCTCCGCGCCGCTGCCGCGCTCCAGCGTGGGCCTGTCCTACCGCATCACCGCCACGCGGACGCTCAGCGTCCCCGCGGATCCCCACTCCGCCAACGACACCGCGAGCCAGGACTACGTGTCCCTGGGAGGGCTCGCCGCGACGTGGTGGTAG
- a CDS encoding saccharopine dehydrogenase family protein, with protein MAHDTKPAFDIILWGATGFTGRLVAEYLARNQDAHRAKWAIAGRDEGKLEQVRSELVKVRPEFADLPMVLADAKDAASLDAMVARTRVIISTVGPYARYGNELVAACVRAGTDYCDLTGEVQWMRKTIDAHDARARETGARIVHTCGFDSIPSDLGTLMVQDYMREKHGGHCDQVRFHLTRMRGGFSGGTIASMMDTLAAVKADPSLKKVLTSAHALDPEPSRGTKEERDLATVKKSPDTGTWTAPFVMASVNTRVVRRSNALLGYPWGRDFFYSEVSDFGPGPKGLALATATTAGLGGFMVLSNVDPVRELLEKHVLPAPGEGPSATVRERGLFEVRLLGEGHSPKSGQRVKVEGKVASKGDPGYAATARMLAESALCLAFDTIPKRGGVLTPASAMGMVLVERLRKAGMTFEVHDRAA; from the coding sequence ATGGCACACGACACGAAGCCCGCGTTCGACATCATCCTGTGGGGCGCCACGGGATTCACCGGCCGCCTGGTGGCGGAGTACCTGGCTCGCAACCAGGACGCGCACCGCGCGAAGTGGGCCATCGCCGGGCGCGACGAAGGCAAGCTGGAGCAGGTCCGCTCGGAGCTGGTGAAGGTGCGGCCGGAGTTCGCGGACCTGCCGATGGTGCTCGCGGACGCGAAGGACGCGGCCTCGCTGGACGCGATGGTGGCGCGCACGCGCGTCATCATCTCCACGGTGGGCCCCTACGCGCGCTACGGCAACGAGTTGGTCGCCGCCTGCGTCCGCGCCGGCACGGACTACTGCGACCTGACGGGCGAGGTGCAGTGGATGCGCAAGACCATCGACGCCCACGACGCGCGGGCGCGCGAGACAGGGGCCCGCATCGTGCACACGTGCGGCTTCGACTCCATCCCTTCCGACCTGGGCACGCTGATGGTCCAGGACTACATGCGGGAGAAGCACGGCGGCCACTGCGACCAGGTGCGCTTCCACCTGACGCGCATGCGCGGCGGCTTCAGCGGCGGCACCATCGCCAGCATGATGGACACGCTGGCGGCGGTGAAGGCGGACCCGTCCCTCAAGAAGGTGCTGACCAGCGCCCACGCGCTGGACCCGGAGCCTTCCCGGGGCACGAAGGAGGAGCGCGACCTGGCCACGGTGAAGAAGAGCCCGGACACGGGCACGTGGACCGCGCCCTTCGTGATGGCCTCCGTCAACACGCGCGTCGTGCGGCGCTCCAACGCGCTGCTCGGCTACCCGTGGGGCCGCGACTTCTTCTACTCGGAGGTCTCCGACTTCGGCCCCGGGCCCAAGGGCCTGGCGCTCGCCACGGCGACCACCGCGGGGCTGGGCGGCTTCATGGTCCTGTCCAACGTGGACCCCGTGCGGGAGCTCCTGGAGAAGCACGTGCTGCCCGCGCCGGGGGAGGGCCCGTCCGCCACCGTGCGCGAGCGCGGCCTCTTCGAGGTGCGGCTGCTCGGTGAAGGCCACTCGCCCAAGAGCGGCCAGCGCGTGAAGGTGGAGGGCAAGGTCGCGTCGAAGGGCGACCCGGGCTACGCGGCCACGGCGCGCATGCTGGCGGAGTCCGCGCTGTGCCTCGCCTTCGACACCATCCCCAAGCGGGGCGGTGTGCTCACCCCCGCGTCCGCCATGGGCATGGTGCTGGTGGAGCGCCTGCGCAAGGCGGGCATGACGTTCGAGGTGCACGACCGCGCCGCGTGA
- a CDS encoding DUF2256 and DUF3253 domain-containing protein: MTSHPPPKPCAVCGRAITWRRKWARDWEQVRYCSEACRGKRTGARDSPWEARILELLSQRAGGATVCPSEVARASGEEDWRACMEPVREAARRLVARGVLDIVQGGRVVDPSTARGPIRLRLRARGPGV, translated from the coding sequence ATGACCTCCCATCCGCCTCCCAAGCCCTGCGCCGTCTGTGGCCGCGCCATCACCTGGCGCCGCAAGTGGGCGCGCGACTGGGAACAGGTGCGGTACTGCTCGGAGGCGTGCCGGGGGAAGCGGACCGGGGCGCGGGATTCCCCGTGGGAGGCGCGCATCCTGGAGCTGCTCTCCCAGCGGGCGGGCGGCGCCACCGTGTGCCCCTCCGAGGTCGCCCGCGCATCCGGTGAAGAGGACTGGCGCGCGTGCATGGAGCCCGTGCGCGAGGCGGCGCGCAGGCTCGTCGCTCGCGGGGTGTTGGACATCGTGCAGGGGGGAAGGGTGGTGGACCCGTCCACCGCGCGCGGCCCCATCCGGTTGCGCCTGCGCGCCCGAGGCCCCGGGGTGTAG
- a CDS encoding bifunctional methionine sulfoxide reductase B/A protein — protein MSSARAVSSSPRLSLARGLWPAVLVLATVLSACTEARGAPPDAKPQATASATAKDGSKFTKPSDAELKRTLSPLAYRVTQNEDTEPPFRNAYWNNHDEGLYVDVVSGEPLFSSRDKFESGTGWPSFTRPVDKAHVVEKRDNFLGMERVEVRSKDGDSHLGHVFEDGPNPTGLRYCINSASLRFIPVNELAAKGYGAWLPSFGRAAPSEPQGSLAPAAGAVVLAKATAATEVTRETAYLAGGCFWGMEDILRKIPGVIDTEVGYTGGALKGATYDDVHTGETGHAEAVRVVFNPKLLTYEALLEKWFFRMHDPTTLNRQGNDVGSQYRSAIFYLSDEQRRTAEAVKARVDKSGKWSRPVVTQITAAGEWVPAEGYHQDYLVKNPGGYTCHYLRD, from the coding sequence ATGTCGTCCGCCCGAGCAGTGTCTTCTTCCCCCCGGCTGTCGCTGGCGCGCGGGCTGTGGCCCGCCGTGCTGGTGCTGGCCACCGTGCTGAGCGCGTGCACCGAGGCGCGTGGCGCTCCACCCGACGCCAAGCCCCAGGCCACCGCGTCCGCCACCGCGAAGGACGGCAGCAAGTTCACGAAGCCGTCCGACGCGGAGCTCAAGCGCACCCTGTCCCCCCTGGCCTACCGGGTGACGCAGAACGAGGACACCGAGCCTCCCTTCCGCAACGCGTACTGGAACAATCACGACGAGGGGCTCTACGTCGACGTGGTCAGCGGCGAGCCGCTGTTCTCCTCGCGCGACAAGTTCGAGTCCGGCACCGGCTGGCCCAGCTTCACTCGCCCCGTGGACAAGGCCCACGTGGTGGAGAAGCGTGACAACTTCCTGGGCATGGAGCGCGTGGAGGTGCGCTCCAAGGACGGCGACTCGCACCTGGGCCACGTCTTCGAGGACGGCCCCAATCCCACGGGCCTGCGCTACTGCATCAACTCCGCGTCGCTGCGCTTCATCCCCGTGAACGAGCTGGCCGCGAAGGGCTATGGCGCGTGGCTGCCCTCATTCGGCCGCGCGGCCCCGAGCGAGCCCCAGGGTTCGCTCGCCCCCGCCGCGGGCGCCGTCGTGCTGGCGAAGGCCACCGCCGCCACGGAGGTGACGCGCGAGACGGCGTACCTGGCGGGCGGGTGCTTCTGGGGCATGGAGGACATCCTCCGGAAGATCCCGGGCGTCATCGACACGGAGGTCGGCTACACGGGCGGCGCCTTGAAGGGCGCCACCTACGATGACGTGCACACCGGGGAGACGGGGCACGCGGAGGCCGTGCGCGTCGTCTTCAACCCGAAGCTGCTGACGTACGAGGCGCTGCTGGAGAAGTGGTTCTTCCGCATGCACGACCCGACGACGCTCAACCGCCAGGGCAACGACGTGGGCTCGCAGTACCGCTCCGCCATCTTCTACCTGTCGGACGAACAGCGCCGGACGGCGGAGGCGGTAAAGGCCCGCGTGGACAAGTCTGGCAAGTGGTCCCGGCCCGTCGTCACGCAAATCACCGCCGCCGGCGAGTGGGTGCCCGCCGAGGGCTACCACCAGGACTACCTGGTGAAGAACCCCGGCGGCTACACCTGCCACTACCTGCGCGACTGA
- a CDS encoding class I SAM-dependent methyltransferase codes for MSLPSETPPSSRQPLVVTTSDRVDAQLAQRARSAAEAVGVPYMERHHKLPLKKLLTDMADALVVFESTAVSLVDAEGTLRFSPGLAHLRVKQLDAGVTEDQLVRVAGLREGERVLDCTLGLGADAQVAARLVGPGGSVIALEKSPALYLLVRHGLQGLPSHPASSTVEVVHADAAEFLRTLPDGAFDVVLFDPMFERERKSSAAFEALRRHADYSPLTRQTVDEARRVARRMVVLKGSRYSKDFKKLGITPEPARPNATVLWARLPGTGKNGNPGGSRNA; via the coding sequence ATGTCCCTTCCGTCAGAAACCCCGCCTTCCTCCCGCCAGCCGTTGGTTGTCACCACGTCGGACCGGGTGGACGCACAGCTCGCACAGCGTGCGAGGAGTGCGGCGGAGGCGGTGGGCGTGCCGTATATGGAGCGTCACCACAAGCTGCCCCTGAAGAAGCTGCTCACCGACATGGCGGACGCGCTCGTCGTCTTTGAATCCACGGCGGTATCGCTGGTGGACGCGGAAGGGACGCTGCGCTTCTCACCGGGGCTCGCGCACCTGCGCGTGAAGCAACTGGACGCGGGCGTGACGGAGGACCAGCTCGTGCGCGTCGCGGGGCTGCGCGAAGGGGAGCGCGTGCTGGACTGCACCCTGGGGTTGGGCGCGGATGCGCAGGTGGCGGCGCGGCTGGTGGGGCCGGGCGGAAGCGTCATCGCGCTGGAGAAGAGTCCGGCGCTGTATCTCCTGGTGCGGCACGGGCTCCAGGGGCTGCCGAGCCACCCGGCCTCCAGCACGGTGGAGGTCGTGCACGCGGACGCGGCGGAGTTCCTGCGCACGCTGCCGGACGGCGCGTTCGACGTGGTGCTCTTCGACCCGATGTTCGAGCGCGAGCGCAAGTCCTCCGCCGCGTTCGAAGCGCTGCGCCGCCACGCGGACTACTCGCCGCTGACGCGACAGACGGTGGACGAGGCCCGGCGCGTGGCACGCCGGATGGTGGTGCTGAAGGGCTCGCGCTACTCGAAGGACTTCAAGAAGCTGGGCATCACCCCGGAGCCCGCCCGGCCCAACGCCACGGTGTTGTGGGCCCGACTGCCGGGTACGGGGAAGAATGGAAATCCTGGTGGGTCCAGGAACGCTTGA